A single genomic interval of Candidatus Methylomirabilota bacterium harbors:
- a CDS encoding BrnT family toxin, with the protein MPFEWDPAKAAANLKRHGVSFHEAAAVLADPLSTTFPDEVHSEDDARFLTIGAPTRGNILVVAHTERNDTIRIISARRATRQEREFYEQG; encoded by the coding sequence GTGCCGTTCGAATGGGATCCGGCGAAGGCAGCGGCGAACCTCAAGAGGCACGGTGTCAGCTTTCACGAGGCCGCTGCGGTACTGGCCGATCCACTCTCGACCACGTTTCCAGACGAGGTGCACTCTGAGGACGACGCCCGTTTCCTGACAATCGGCGCGCCCACGCGGGGCAACATCCTGGTTGTGGCGCACACCGAGCGAAACGATACTATCCGCATCATCAGCGCCCGTCGAGCGACGAGGCAGGAGCGAGAATTCTATGAGCAAGGCTAA
- a CDS encoding ABC transporter substrate-binding protein has translation MRGLRLASSITLALAGLFSPVAAEAQQAAKVARIGFLAVNLAASPHLPEAFRQGLGDLGYVEGRNLVIEYRDAGGKFERLPALAAELIALKVDVIVAGSTVGALAAKRATRTLPIVFTVAADPVGSGLVTSLARPGGNVTGLSILAPELVGKCLELLKQAVPGISRVAVLWQPGAAGERTEKDTLKGAEVAARALGVRLQFVEARGRADIDRAFADMTRARAGALTVLGSTMFSFERRRLVDLAAKNRLPTVYSFREYVDAGGLMSYGPNVAD, from the coding sequence ATGAGAGGGCTGAGGCTCGCCTCCAGCATCACCCTCGCGCTCGCTGGGCTCTTCAGCCCGGTTGCGGCCGAGGCCCAGCAGGCGGCCAAGGTCGCTCGAATAGGCTTCCTGGCGGTCAACCTGGCCGCTAGCCCCCACCTGCCAGAGGCCTTCCGTCAAGGACTGGGTGACCTCGGTTACGTCGAGGGCCGCAACCTCGTGATCGAATACCGAGATGCCGGGGGGAAGTTCGAGCGGCTCCCCGCTCTCGCGGCCGAACTGATTGCGCTCAAGGTTGATGTCATCGTGGCCGGAAGCACAGTCGGCGCCCTGGCCGCCAAGCGAGCGACCAGAACCCTCCCCATTGTCTTCACTGTTGCTGCCGATCCGGTTGGGAGCGGGCTCGTCACCAGCCTTGCGCGGCCGGGCGGCAATGTCACGGGGTTGTCCATCCTCGCCCCGGAGCTAGTCGGCAAGTGTCTGGAACTGCTCAAGCAGGCCGTTCCGGGGATCAGTCGGGTCGCTGTCCTCTGGCAGCCAGGCGCCGCTGGCGAACGCACGGAAAAGGACACGCTGAAGGGAGCAGAAGTCGCGGCGCGGGCGCTGGGGGTGCGGCTTCAATTCGTTGAGGCGCGAGGTCGCGCCGATATCGACAGGGCCTTCGCGGACATGACCAGGGCGCGCGCAGGCGCTTTGACTGTGTTGGGAAGCACCATGTTCAGCTTTGAGCGAAGACGCCTCGTGGACCTGGCGGCAAAGAACCGGCTGCCGACGGTGTACTCATTTCGGGAGTATGTCGATGCCGGGGGCCTTATGTCCTATGGACCGAACGTTGCTGAT